Proteins from a genomic interval of Aspergillus flavus chromosome 7, complete sequence:
- a CDS encoding ubiquinol-cytochrome-c reductase complex subunit-domain-containing protein — MVSRYTTPLNFHGVTVGAATKYAQIAATFGASAGVFALFFFGEVPRVRNDILRQLPFFDQYFDRTIAPEDNVCTPLLNFSLRSTIHQPYPTRRDFLCTASVPR, encoded by the exons ATGGTCTCCAGGTACACTACTCCTCTTAACTTCCACGGTGTGACCGTTGGCGCTGCCACCAAGTA TGCCCAGATTGCCGCCACTTTCGGCGCCAGCGCTGGTGTCttcgctctcttcttcttcggtgaaGTTCCCCGTGTCCGCAACGATATCCTGCGTCAGCTTCCTTTCTTCGACCAGTACTTCGACCGCACCATTGCCCCCGAGGACAACGTATGTACCC CCCTTCTAAACTTTTCCTTACGAAGTACGATCCATCAACCATATCCTACTCGCAGGGATTTCTTAT GTACTGCAAGTGTGCCTCGGTGA